In the Dolichospermum flos-aquae CCAP 1403/13F genome, TTTTCTGTTGATTCTACAATAGAATCTATATTTTTGATGCCAAAAAATATAGATATTAATATATAGAACTGAACAAAATAAATCCATCATTAAAAATAAATACTTACTCTAAATTTATGAAATTTTTATAATTTTAATAAAGGAATTTATCAGATTTTGAATGAAGTTAGATATTTTCCCATATTGATGCACTAATATAGTATTCTGTCAAGATAATTTAGATGCGTTTCCCCTGCCTTCATGTTACCAATATTTTTGTAATTAGGGCAATAATCGGTTTAGCGCTGTAGGTTGGGTTGAATAAAATGAAACCCAACAAATATCAATAACAGCAATATTGATCTTGGGTTGCGTTCCTTAACCCAACCTACGAGATCGGCGATTCCTACGGAGCGCTTCGCTATCGCGCTTAAATTACAGCATATCCCGTATGTTGCCTAACATTGTGTGGGTGAAAACCCAAAACAATTTTATCTTTAGGAATTCCCGCTGCTTCTAATTCATAAGTAACACCATCTTCTGTATCATCTCTTTGTACCCAGATTTTGCCATCAATAATGTCAAGATGAACTAAGCAACCGTGAATTCTTTTCGCTCCTTCCCAACCAATAGTTATTAGTAAATAGCTATCATTTTCATCATCAAAAACTGTTTTACATTCAATTACTCCATAGGAGTAAGGAATTTGTGTATAAGGTATTAACACTTCTTTAATAACCCGGCGATAATTATCTAAGGTATCCATTGAGTAATCCTCTCAGCATCAGAATTAAAAACAAGTAAATTCAGATTTTCGCTTTCTCTTAAAAGTTTACCAATTGGTTCTTCAAATAAATCTGTAAATACAGTGTCACGGACTCCTAAATATAACATTCTATCAGGTTCTAGACGACTCATAACAGCACGATACAAAACAAATCCACCAATAGCATCTTTAAGATCAGCCATTTCTGAAGGACTGACAAAACTTTTAATTTCTACGGCAATTTTTCTAGTTCCTTGTTCTGCCGCTAAAAGTTGTTTTGCTCCTAAATCTACATACATATCTTTTTGACCCCATTTTAAATGTAGAGGGTCATTTGTAATTATCCAACCTTCTTGAATTAAGGCATTTTTAACAGCATTGTGATAGATGTCCTTTGCCGGCATATTAAAATTGGCTTTTCCCAATAAACGTATAAACTGATTATCCAACCATAACTAATATTTTCATTATAACTAAACTCTCTCCGTGCCTCTGCGCCTGGAGCGTGAGAAAAAAATTCGCTGTAACTTCAAACGAAAATTTCCCAATCCCCACACCTGTAAATGCTAAAATCAATGACTTGAATCATAAAGAGAACAATTATGGCATCCATCCGCGAGTTGCACGAACAGATAATTAGTAAAGAACGTTCTGCCGTTGAAATTACCCAAGAAGCATTAAATCGGATTCAGGAGTTAGAACCCAAACTACACAGTTTCCTCACAGTCACGACAGAACAGGCTTTAAAACAAGCTCAAGCTGTGGATGCAAAAGTCGCTGCTGGAGAAGAAATTGGCATCTTAGCGGGGATTCCCATCGGTATTAAAGACAATTTGTGTACTAAGGGGATTGTCACCACCTGCGCTTCCCGGATTTTGGAAAATTTCGTGCCACCTTACGAATCCACCGTTACCCAAAAACTAGCTGATGCTGGGGGTGTCATGGTAGGTAAAACCAACTTGGATGAGTTTGCTATGGGGAGTTCTACAGAAAACTCCGCTTACCAAGTTACCGCTAATCCTTGGGATTTATCCCGTGTTCCTGGTGGTTCTTCTGGTGGTTCAGCAGCAGCGGTAGCAGCCGATGAATGTGTGGTTTCCCTGGGTTCGGATACGGGGGGTTCAATTCGGCAACCTGCGTCCTTCTGCGGTGTTGTGGGGATGAAACCGACTTATGGGTTAGTTTCCCGTTATGGTTTGGTGGCTTATGCTTCGTCTTTAGATCAAATTGGACCATTTGGACGCAGTGTAGAAGATGCGGCTATATTATTGAGTGCGATCGCCGGTTATGATCCTCAAGACTCTACCAGTCTCAAAGTTGCCATTCCTAACTATGCGGCTAGTTTAAAACCGGATCTCAAAGTCAGGAAGAAATTGAGAATTGGTGTCATTACAGAAACCTTTGGTGAAGGTTTAGATCCAGAAGTAGAAGCCGCTGTCACCAAAGCAATTGATCAATTGCAAGAATTAGGTGCGGAAATTCATCCGATTTCCTGTCCCAGTTTCCGCTATGGTTTACCAACTTACTACATTATCGCTCCCTCGGAAGCATCAGCTAACTTGGCGCGTTACGATGGCGTTAAATATGGTTTGCGTTCCCCTGATGCAGATAATCTTTTATCAATGTACACCCGAACTCGTTCTCAAGGTTTTGGGGCGGAAGTCAAACGCCGGATTATGATTGGTACTTATGCCCTTTCCGCTGGTTATTATGATGCCTATTATTTGAAAGCACAAAAAGTCCGCACTCTCATTAAACAAGACTTTGAAAAAGCTTTTAAAACAGTAGATGTTTTAATTTCTCCCACTGCACCGACTACAGCATTTCGAGCCGGAGAAAAAACTACTGATCCTTTGAGTATGTATTTAAATGATTTAATGACTATTCCTGCT is a window encoding:
- a CDS encoding XisH family protein gives rise to the protein MPAKDIYHNAVKNALIQEGWIITNDPLHLKWGQKDMYVDLGAKQLLAAEQGTRKIAVEIKSFVSPSEMADLKDAIGGFVLYRAVMSRLEPDRMLYLGVRDTVFTDLFEEPIGKLLRESENLNLLVFNSDAERITQWIP
- the gatA gene encoding Asp-tRNA(Asn)/Glu-tRNA(Gln) amidotransferase subunit GatA; amino-acid sequence: MASIRELHEQIISKERSAVEITQEALNRIQELEPKLHSFLTVTTEQALKQAQAVDAKVAAGEEIGILAGIPIGIKDNLCTKGIVTTCASRILENFVPPYESTVTQKLADAGGVMVGKTNLDEFAMGSSTENSAYQVTANPWDLSRVPGGSSGGSAAAVAADECVVSLGSDTGGSIRQPASFCGVVGMKPTYGLVSRYGLVAYASSLDQIGPFGRSVEDAAILLSAIAGYDPQDSTSLKVAIPNYAASLKPDLKVRKKLRIGVITETFGEGLDPEVEAAVTKAIDQLQELGAEIHPISCPSFRYGLPTYYIIAPSEASANLARYDGVKYGLRSPDADNLLSMYTRTRSQGFGAEVKRRIMIGTYALSAGYYDAYYLKAQKVRTLIKQDFEKAFKTVDVLISPTAPTTAFRAGEKTTDPLSMYLNDLMTIPANLAGLPGISLPCGFDSKGLPIGLQIVGKVLGEEQLFQVAYAYEQSTNWHLQKPKMA
- a CDS encoding XisI protein, whose protein sequence is MDTLDNYRRVIKEVLIPYTQIPYSYGVIECKTVFDDENDSYLLITIGWEGAKRIHGCLVHLDIIDGKIWVQRDDTEDGVTYELEAAGIPKDKIVLGFHPHNVRQHTGYAVI